The DNA segment ACATTTTTCATGGATTCAATAATAGAACTAAAGAAAGATTTGCCTTCAAAAGGAGATGTTAAGAATTTGAGGAGCTAGTCAGAAAGAGAGGGATGGATTGCTTTGTGATTAACACTAGAGATCTattacaaaatgaaaaatcacagcTACTGTTTCATTGCTGAGCTACCTATGAGGCTTGGAATAAAATAATCAAGTGGTCCAGTGCCTTAATTGATATTCTTTTGCTGAACTTCATACTGTTCACATGGTAATGGGCTTGTCAACCGATGGTGTGATAGATGCTTAGATGTATTTAGTAGTGTATAATGATGTCTGTATGACTTATATTCTTGTATCACAAAATGATCCTTGTATTCAAACTGTTTTTTAAATTTATCCATTTCTTATATGTCCAATTTATGTAAACTCTTTTTATTTTGATAATTCCATAATTTCACACATTGCTCCAATAGTAATAATTCTCCATACAATTTTCACAAATTTCTGGAGCTTAAAGTCATTTAGCTAGTCAAATGTAAATCTTAATGTGAACTTTTAACAGTCATTTAGCTATTCAAGCCACCAAACAGTCTTTTTAATAGCAGTTTCTTCCACCACTAATCTATACAATAACGAcgtgaaattattttctttatttccatGTAGCCAAAGAGTGTTACATACAATAGGATGGagggatcttttttttttttggtgtcaTGATGGTGATTAATAGCTGATATGTAAATTTTTATGCATATGAATGAACTTCAATGCATTCTACTGACATACAAACATATATAATTGTAGTATGGATACTAAAAAGTTACATGtccaactgtcacgacccaaaattctaaccatgggactgtgatggcgcctaacagaCATTAGTTAAAGAATTTATCAACTTAACAATTTCGAAAGcaaaatattaataatttaaCACTGAAATACTCTGAATACATATAATAAATCCATGAGTAACACTGTCTGTACTAATCCCAGAAATCCggagtcacaagtacatgagcgaCTAGAACACTACAAATATAGTCTGAAATGAAATACAATTGTTCGAAACAAGATAAACAGTAAAACAAGATAATGAAGAGGACCATAGGGACTCCGAACACCATGcagctgtacctcaagtctccgggATAGATCTGGTCCGAGCAATCTCCTCTATTCGCTGCCAGGACCAACACTGGGATCCACACAAgaagtgcaaaagtgtagtatgagtacaaccgatcctCTATACTTCGTAAGTgacgagcctaacctcgacaaagttgTGATGAGGCTATGACAAGTCACTCACTATAAACTTGTTCGAAtaataaataaacaacaaaaatatAGAGGAAACAGATACACTTCCAAGAATGGGACCCGAAGATCAACCTAACAGAGGGCCCCAGAATAACATCATCCGGTAACATCATATCTCAATCCAGAAAATAGAATGTCACAGCTACAAACAGTTAGAACACATCATTTTTGTTGCAGctcgcaacccgatccctatacTCTTTCAATAtgtattgcggcatgcaactcgatcccaatatcatatcaatatctgttgtggcgtgcaacctgatcccattatCATATCATTTCTattctgttgcggcatgcaacccgttcCCAATATCGTTTCATTATCATAACAGCTTAATACAACAAATCCGTAATCTCAGCATAAAAAGGAAACCCAAGCGTATAAATCACCAATGAACTACGAGTACAAACAGAGAACAACCAACAACTCAAATTCATAAAGTAGCCTCACATCGTAAGCTAACACGAACCTCGACAAGTCATTAACGCAAGAATAGCCAAGGGCTCACACAGTCGGATATACTTAATAAAGTGCAACAAGTAAGGTAAAGGCAATAAAGGCAAGTAAGGCATGAAATAGTGAAGGTGTTCAATAAATGTAGGCGAGAGCAGATATTGACCAAGGAATAAATAAACAGGAACAAGTAACAATTAAATGACAGGTAACAAGTAAAGCATAAATAACAAGTAATGACATGTAGCAATCAAGGCATGTAACGAGACATACCATGCAATAAATGATGACATAAAGGTAAATAGCCCACCCCGCATGCTTTAGCCCATGACAGcacatatacactcgtcaccttgcctaTACATCATTCCCACATATAATTCACGTAGCAAAGAGAACAAATAAGTCCTAATTCTATCAAGTCAAAGTTAAACACGATACTTACCTCCTTCCGGAATTGAATCAATAATCAACCACGGCTTTTCCTTTACAATAATCCTCCAAGCCAAccgaatctagccaaatatagCTCAAACAATGCAAAACAAGCTTTAAAAACTACCCACaaatgaaaaaagttcaattTTGATCATATAtggaaaagtcaacaaaagtcaatcaTGGGCTTGCTTGGTCGAAATCCGACATTCGGACAAAatctcgattacccattcacccccgagcccggttatataatttgtttcaaaatccgacatcaatttgaggtctaaatctcaattttataaaattcctaagttctacccaaaaccctTAATTTCTACCTTAAAGTTCATAGATTTGATGAAGAATTCATGGAAAAGTAATGGGAATTGATGGAAAATGAATTAGAGTTGCTTACCaatgaatttaggaagaaaaaaCTCTCAAGAAATTGCCTCAACGGAGTCTAGGGTTGAGAAATGATGTAAAATGAGTTAAGTCCCGATTTTTCCAACTTTTaaccagctgcagatgtcgcaattgcgaactgaTGTCCGCAAATGCGAACAACTGATCGTAAATGCGATCGATGTCACATACATGCGtaagtcgcaaatgtgacataatcttcgcatttgcgaatagcCCCCCCCCCCATTGCAAATGCGAGTAGTGCTTTGCAAATGCAAAGTTGTTCTTACTATGCactgtgtcgcaaatgcgacactaagatcgcaaatgcgatcacaaCTCAGTTCGCAAAAGTGAACTTTACTTCACAATGCGAAGTTCCAGCCCCCAGCCcatattcgcatttgcgatgccaggctcgcaattgcgatcacGTCTTCGCAATTACGAGACCTGCAAGTTTACACCAATAACAACTATGCATCAGTTGttccaaatcagtccccaatgcacccgaaactcatccgagccccgcGGGCTCCaatccaaacatgcacacaagtgtaataacatcatataaACTCGCTTGCtcactcaaatcatcaaaacaacatcaaatatcAAGAATCAATCATCAAAGCTCAAGGATTTCAAGTTTAAAACCAAATTTTACAATCTTTCACATAACGCGCAGTAACGCCCTCGGGTCACTCAAGATCCCAGTTGAACATGCGTaaaagtccaaaaacatcatacagacctACCGTAATTATTAAAATACCGATTCGAGGTCCTTTACCAAAAAACGTTGGTTAACTCTAGCCTCcttttaagtcaaaaatcacGTTTGCTTCAAAATTCCAGTTAAAAGCTTTCCGAATATTGACACGCACCACatacgcaagtcataaatcataaAATGAAGCTATGAGAGGTCTCAGAATACAGAAATAAAGGCTTGTACATAAAACGACCTATCGGGTCGTCACACCAACATGTTAAAAACTGAACAGCATGCATGTGTATGACTTTAAGATTGTGTATGCATGTGTCTAAGATATAATCTAATTAAATGCATACAGAAACATGTCTATGCCGTGCACATCAACCCTAGCTGGTGTATGTGTTGTGTGAAGTTAGTGCTTAACACTCATTCTATCCCATAATGATTGTCTTAGTTTTTATACTTTTTCTCAGAGATTAAGAGAAATTAGTTTGAATGAGTTAATGTACTTGAGTTTCAATGGATTTATTCAGATTATAGTTGGTAGCTGCAAAAAGAGTGTTAAATCTATATCAAGTTTAAAATTATACAAATACTCCCTCTTGTCCCATTTTATGTGACACTATTACTATTTGGGGAGTCTAATACTCCATCCATTTCAATTAGATGATATAGATTGGTTtggcacaaagtttaagaaaaaaaagaagacttGTGAAACATGTAGTCGCTTTATGGGGCCATgatatttgtgtgactataaaagcttctcattaagggtaaattgggtaaaatgaaaagtttgtagttaatttttttttaaatatgtgtcattctttttggaacagattAATAAAGAAAGTGTGTCATttaaattgaaacggagagagCAGTTTTTTATTTGTCTACTATTTTATAGACAGATTTCAATATTTTGAATTATTGACTGTTGATTCTTATAGTACTTTTATGCAGTTtttaaatttatatattttatttcaaaaaacttGAAAAATCTATGTCCGAATTTACATCGAAAATTAGGGGCTTTGACCATTGTACTTTGAACCTCATAACATAAAATGGGATGGAGGTAGTATTATTTGTTTTATGTTAATTAGAATTATAGCAGATTTTAGAATTCTGCCTAGAAGGAAAATTTCCACCTTCTTTTGGGATATTGACTAACagtttgtttggatggttgttccccattgtatcgtattgtattgttatcccaaaataatgtttgttttgattgtttcattaaaattggttgtattgtattgttaaatcCATTGTTCCGGAACAATGAAAAGTCCCTCTTTTTTTAAACAATCGATTTGGTGTGGTGTCCACAATTCTATTTTATCCTTTAGCTTTTTTTGCTATTTTAACTCCAAATCTCCAACCTATAACCTACTTTATTTTTTTCCAGAACTCTGCCGCCAACGTTAAAGGTGTTTTGCCGccttctgttttattttttctcCTAATTTGCTTTTAACTCAATTCTAATTAGTTGTGCTCCTTTGTTTTGCCTTCTTCTGTCTCACTCCTTTGTTCTGTTTTCTTAAGGTGGTTTTGCCttcttctgttttgttctttaaaattatttttatgcatatttttttgataaatttaatatttaaacaatTGAGGGTATTTTAGTAAACGTATCATTTACAGTACAGTACGATACAGTCAAACCAAACAACAAAatattatttatcaataacaaacaatacaatctatccaaacattgtattcataaAACGATACGAtataatacgatacaatacaatacattataaaacgatgGGGAACAATGATCCAAACAGAGTATAAGCGGGGAATGATATCAGACAAAATCGTACGTCTGGAGTCATATATGCAATGTTAACTGCTGATAAAAAGCCTCAAGATGCATCCACTGGTGAAAAGGTTTTGTTATTTCGAGAAGAAAATGATTTAAGCTATAGCCCCTTGACAAATGTTTATAAAATGCATGCTTGAGGAATGGTGACATTGCACACAATGTGCCGAAGAGTGTCAAATGTGTATCAAGCAAGAAAGAGAGTTTTGGACTTGGTCAGATTGTGTCAAACATGAATCTCGCAGTGACTATCATTTTATAGTATTCCTCCATTGATGAAGGAAAATTAACCCGAAGACAGCGGCCATGACCTTTGTCCTTGTTGGATCCTTGTGTTCCTCATAAGCAGGATGAAAGCAGAATGGACACTTTTGGCAACACCTAACTTCTCAGATTTTTATGTTCTCAGAGACACAGCATAcaaaagattgaaattttgagATTCAATTAACCAGTGAAAAGGCGAGCGTCTGAAATTTGAGTAGTGTACCAACTTTTGGACGAGTTGTTCTCTTTAGGTTCTTAGTCATCTGCTAGTACTTCGATTTCAATTGTAGAAACCTATTGACCATGCATCATATAAGCTTTTAGTCAAGAAAAATAGACCGGAGACGACCAATCTGGAGTCCAATGACAAATAGAATTCAACACattagtttttcttcttctttttgataGGTGATGAACACTGATTTTTAACCACTTAATTCATTGTAATTGGAATTCTGTAATTGGCTTCACGTGTTTCATAGAGTAATTGGATTCTAGAGCTGTGAAAAGGAGGATCAAAGAGCCCCTAGCCTGAGCTAGTAATGAACATGATTTCCTTATTGTGCTAAGGTGACAGCTTTAAGACATACGCTTTTTGTCTTCTCAAAGATTATAAATTTACATTATAGTGAATAATTTGTGTTGCATCTCTCATTAAGTGATACATTATTTCTATGTACAATATGTATAGACAAATTATCTCATCTTCGTTGAGGTCAATCTTGGGATGAAATGTTTCATGCTAACATTATAGCTCAACACTgatatatttgaaaatatattagAGCTATACTACTGATTAAATCAGATCTCTTATCCAAAATCAGGGGTGGGGGTCTTTGATGCGGTTTAGGTGTTATGGCACTTCAAAATTTCATGTAAAAGTGCTCCATGTTGCATAAATCATTGTCTCGAATGACGGAGCCAGATGAGCTACATAAGTTGTTGAAATGGATCCAAAATTCAGATTAGCCTTGAGAAAAGTAATTTTGTTTTGCACTTATTTCCACTTATGGTGCAGTTTTCATGAGCTAGATCATTGCAACATTCTTTTTAGGTCACATCACCATTTGGAAACAATCTTTACCATAAAGAGAATGTCACTCATGGTCAATTTGCCTTCACAACCACTGAGGCTGGTAACTACTTGGCATGCTTCTGGATGGACAACCGTGCCCCTGGGGCTAAAGGAGTGACTATTGGTGTTGACTGGAAGACAGGAATCAGTGCAAAGGATTGGGAGTCTGTTGCAAGGAAGGAAAAGATAGAAGTAAGTTCACAAGTATATAATTGCCATCCACACTAACTCCCTCCATCGTCAGACTGGAAGGGACTAGTTATTGTGTATGCTCCTCTTTTTTAATTACTCATGTTTTATTCTTTCATCATATGTTTTTCCCTTGTAGGGTATCGAACTTGAGTTGGTGAAACTTGAAGGGATAGTGCAAGCCATTCAGGAAAATTTAGAATACCTGAAGCATAGGTAACTAACTTTCTCAAATGTGCTCCAGACCCCAGATTATATATGTTTGCTGTTTGCTTTCATTGCTGTTGGAACTCCTTTAACTTTTTTTGTCGTATACCTTTCCCTCTTGCGTTATAATCCATTCATGCGTGTATGTACCAATGCTGGTTTCTGAAGCCTCAAGTCTTTCATTTCATAAACTTATGACTAATATTTCCAGGAGTCTGCATATTAATAGTGATGAGAAGCAGGTTTTCTCGTGCAGTATCCAAAAGACAACAAAGGAAATCTATAGTGGAGAGCCTTTAGGATAGTGGATAACTTATAATTATGTACTCAACTTTGCAACTCTCTGATACTTTACTTAATTCAGAGAGCAACAAGTAATGACTGACCGTTTTAAAAATGTCAAGGGTAACTGATGTAGTGAACATAGTTGCTGCTGACTTTGTTCTTTGTAGTGAGCATAGTTGCTGTTGTCCTCATAGTATTGATTTATGAAGACCTAATAGGGAAGTGTATTATAAATCATCAGTTCTCAGACAAAATAAGTTATGGTAAAgctaattgattttttttttcaatcacCCTTGGTGCAACCGATGCTTCTATCCTTCTTTTGGCTACGACCTCACAAGTAACATGGTTTTTTCTTGTATCTCACGCGCAGGGAAGCAGAAATGAGGGAAGATAATGAGGAAACTAATGCTAGAGTGGCATGGTTAAGCATAATGTCCCTTAGTATATGCTTAGCAGTTGCAGCTCTGCAACTATGCTATCTGAAGTCCTACTTTCGCAAGAAAAAGCTCATTTAGATTTGACAAATTTTTTCCATCACACGATAATGTAGCTTATAGAATAGATCAACCACAACTTTTCATCTTATCTGCCATAAGATCTaaaattctttcttctctttactTGTATTCATTTGTCGCTTCTGCAATGGACTATTTTGATCCACGGTGAACCAAAAGAACGGAGATCATATCTTCTGTAAGTGAAACTACTAGTGCCCTATGTTCAGGGAACAAGTGCAATCCAAATGTACGTCATTCTTCTACTTTTAGTTGAGCTAATACtaataaatattattaattgAGACCGCACCAGGGATTCCAGTTACAAATGAGTCTCTATTACAAAACTTAGGATGTTAACCATATCTATTAAGGCATCTTAAATTGTTTTAAGTTACACCAATAAACAAGTTCTGTTACACTTTGGTACTTCAACATATGACTAGGCTCAGTTGCGCAAAGTCATTTGTGTCTTCCTACCAGCCACCTAACGTAAGCTTTTGGGAAATTTAAATTGCTTAGATTCTGCCAAAGATTGTACATTTTGCCACATCATTTACAGGGTATAACATCCTTTTACTCATATTTATGTGCGGGTGAATTTTCAGTAAAGGACTCCAGAGTTATTGCAACATTTGGAAATATCTTCCTTTTATAAGCTTCAGAGTTTTCAGTAAGATTTAGATATACCAAATCAGCTCATCTGTTTCCCCGAACTTGGCCGACAAACTATGGATCCTATCTCGTGCAATATTTGTTCTGCCAAATTGAATTTCACAAGAGAAGTCGTTGCAATGTCACCTTCCATTTAAATTGCAATTTCTCGCAGATGCAGGATTAGCAATGGTTAGATCATTTCAGCCTTGTGCCAAGAATGGAGCTACAACAACTAGCATATTTAGTACCAGACAAATTTATTAACGgtaaaatatataaatatcaagTATTACTCATTTGTATTCTCATATTCTATGGCATATCACACAGGTAAACTGTATATATCATCCATAGTATCACCCTTGCGATATGAGCATAAACTGGCTTCAAAATTCTTGTTGAGAGCTCATTCAGTAAATGCGGCTGCAATCTTCTTGTGGACAGCCTCAACACCAAGACGAGGAGATAATCTAGGAAGTACCTCCTGCGCAATATATGCAATGATGAGAATTAATATCACATCTTGTAATTTTCCACATGAAACAAACCAAAGGTTCACAGGGTAGACGATATATAGCCTAGGGACAGCTTCAATTCTCTATGGAGAACTTACAGTTCGTACAAGACTTGTTACAACTCTCCTATTCAAGGTTTTCCatagtctttttccttttccGTATCTAGCCTTACTAGACACAGCAAGCCTTGACCACTGGAACCAAATACACAAAAGACAAATCACCACTATAATGAAATTCCAACATACCTTAACACACCCTTAACAATCAGAAGGGAAATATATGGCAAATAATGCATGATGCATCATCCAACAAATGTCTCAGGTTTTACAGCTTCATTATAACTACAATAATTCTAATATAAGAAACAATCCCTTACCGTTATGATTCTATTAGTCAACACAAGAAACCTCCATAGAATAGCCATGATAAAAATAATGGTAGAACCACAGTTATCAATATGGGGATAAAGCAAGACGGTTCCAGCAAGTAGATATAAGTTATTCCAATATTCTATGCTCATTTATATATGAAAATTAATCCATCAATTATGCCTCAATCCGATACTATTTGGGGCATGATTCCTCTATATCCATTCTACTCCCATTCATTCAATACTaaataattttgttttttaaAGCAAATTACGATTTTTTAATAACCGAGAAATTCTATTTATCTTAGACTTATCTCTACGCCAACTTACAAGTCTCTAATAAGAGTCCTAAAAGGCACTGGATTTCACAAGTGTAACAACAAAACTATGCATCAACCTCCACTAGTTGGGATATCATATTTTTG comes from the Nicotiana sylvestris chromosome 4, ASM39365v2, whole genome shotgun sequence genome and includes:
- the LOC104248135 gene encoding transmembrane emp24 domain-containing protein p24delta3-like, with translation MELTEFVVLLLLTTAAVLAVAPTAEAIWMEVPSSGTKCVSEEIHSNVVVLADYNVIGDEEHAQANVVPTISVKVTSPFGNNLYHKENVTHGQFAFTTTEAGNYLACFWMDNRAPGAKGVTIGVDWKTGISAKDWESVARKEKIEGIELELVKLEGIVQAIQENLEYLKHREAEMREDNEETNARVAWLSIMSLSICLAVAALQLCYLKSYFRKKKLI